One genomic region from Halorussus rarus encodes:
- a CDS encoding inorganic phosphate transporter, whose translation MVGVLLVVGVLVAMFVAYNIGGSTTGPAFGPAVGADAISKTVAAALMGLFFFVGAWTIGRNVVTKLGTELVVDTDVFTLESSIVVLFFIGVALFVGNVFGVPASTSMTAVGAIAGLGLAGDALDLAVMGEIVTWWVVSPIIGFWVSLIVGRYFYARLNRIVKIERSEGPLFDVDRSGAVPIPRLHRTTNRRELAGTVTVVSIGCLMAFSSGTSNIANAVAPLVGSGELAMNPAILVGCVAVAVGAFTIARRTLETMGSDITELPLTAAIVVATVSSTLVIFLSVLGIPASFVIIATTSIIGLGWGRATRPMTIPETVSPEETPPVSVDALASDEEGEELPPIGEESSEDVPSAGALFDPATTARVVLMQNVVPAIATLGAYLTFRFVPIFGF comes from the coding sequence ATGGTCGGCGTCTTGCTCGTCGTCGGCGTCCTCGTGGCGATGTTCGTCGCGTACAACATCGGCGGTTCGACGACGGGGCCGGCGTTCGGCCCAGCCGTGGGCGCCGACGCGATCTCGAAAACGGTCGCGGCGGCGCTGATGGGTCTGTTCTTCTTCGTCGGTGCCTGGACCATCGGTCGGAACGTCGTGACGAAGCTCGGCACGGAACTGGTCGTCGACACCGACGTGTTCACGCTCGAATCGTCCATCGTGGTGCTCTTCTTCATCGGGGTCGCGCTTTTCGTGGGCAACGTCTTCGGCGTGCCCGCCTCCACCTCGATGACGGCCGTCGGCGCCATCGCGGGGCTGGGACTCGCCGGTGACGCTCTCGATCTCGCCGTCATGGGCGAGATAGTCACCTGGTGGGTCGTCTCGCCGATCATCGGTTTCTGGGTGTCGTTGATCGTCGGTCGGTACTTCTACGCGCGACTCAACCGCATAGTCAAGATAGAGCGCAGCGAGGGCCCGCTGTTCGACGTCGACCGCTCGGGCGCGGTACCGATACCCCGCCTCCACCGGACGACCAACCGCCGGGAGCTGGCCGGAACGGTCACCGTCGTCTCCATAGGGTGTCTGATGGCGTTCAGCTCCGGGACCTCGAACATCGCCAACGCGGTGGCGCCGCTGGTCGGGAGCGGCGAGTTGGCGATGAACCCGGCGATACTCGTCGGATGCGTCGCCGTCGCGGTCGGCGCGTTCACGATCGCCCGCCGGACGCTGGAGACGATGGGCAGCGACATCACGGAGCTCCCGCTGACCGCGGCTATCGTCGTCGCTACCGTCAGTTCCACGCTCGTCATCTTCCTCTCGGTACTCGGCATCCCCGCGAGTTTCGTCATCATCGCAACGACGTCGATCATCGGACTGGGGTGGGGCCGGGCGACCCGGCCGATGACCATCCCCGAAACCGTCTCCCCCGAGGAGACGCCGCCGGTGTCGGTCGACGCGCTCGCCTCCGACGAGGAGGGCGAGGAGTTGCCGCCCATCGGCGAGGAGAGCTCCGAGGACGTCCCCAGTGCGGGGGCGCTGTTCGACCCCGCGACGACCGCCCGAGTCGTCCTGATGCAGAACGTCGTGCCCGCGATAGCGACGCTCGGGGCGTATCTCACCTTCCGGTTCGTCCCGATATTCGGATTCTGA
- a CDS encoding inorganic phosphate transporter, translated as MSSVLLLVGVGVAIFVGFNIGGSNTGVAFGPAVGSGAVSKAGAAGLMSVSFLVGGWTLGRRVVDTLGKDLVAGDPFTMEVSIAVLLFIGLALFAGNVFGVPASTSMTAVGAIVGLGLATGRLRVDTVLEIVGWWLLAPVIGFWVSAVVGRYRYDRLAEAIAIDRTEGPLVTLGGDGAVPRPELGPNTTRREFIGTILVVVIGCYMAFSAGTSNVANAVAPLVGNGAVSMTEGVLLASGATALGAFTIARRTLDTVGNDLTELPLVAAIVVAVVSSSIVTVLSALSVPASFVVIATMSVVGLGWGRATVADAVPETPAGPASGGGPFEDGDRPTAAADGAPPSAAELYQPATTARVVLLQNLVPAVATVAAYLVFRYAPL; from the coding sequence GTGAGCAGTGTCCTCCTCCTCGTCGGCGTCGGCGTCGCCATCTTCGTCGGCTTCAATATCGGCGGCTCGAACACGGGGGTCGCGTTCGGGCCGGCGGTCGGGAGCGGAGCGGTCTCGAAGGCGGGCGCGGCCGGCCTGATGAGCGTCTCGTTCCTGGTCGGCGGCTGGACGCTGGGCCGCCGGGTCGTGGACACGCTCGGGAAGGACCTCGTCGCGGGCGACCCCTTCACGATGGAGGTGAGCATCGCCGTCCTGCTGTTCATCGGCCTGGCGCTGTTCGCCGGCAACGTCTTCGGCGTCCCGGCCTCGACCTCGATGACCGCGGTCGGCGCCATCGTGGGGCTGGGGCTGGCCACCGGTCGCCTCAGGGTCGATACGGTCCTCGAGATCGTCGGTTGGTGGCTGCTCGCGCCGGTTATCGGCTTCTGGGTCAGCGCCGTGGTCGGCCGGTACCGGTACGACCGGCTCGCCGAGGCCATCGCCATCGACCGGACCGAGGGCCCCCTCGTGACGCTCGGCGGAGACGGCGCCGTGCCGCGCCCGGAACTGGGTCCGAACACGACGCGCCGGGAGTTCATCGGCACGATTCTCGTCGTGGTCATCGGCTGTTACATGGCGTTCTCGGCGGGGACGAGCAACGTGGCGAACGCGGTCGCGCCGCTGGTCGGCAACGGCGCCGTCTCGATGACGGAGGGCGTGCTGCTGGCGTCCGGGGCCACCGCGCTGGGCGCGTTCACCATCGCCCGGCGGACCCTCGACACCGTCGGCAACGACCTCACGGAGCTCCCGCTGGTCGCGGCCATCGTGGTCGCGGTCGTGAGCTCGTCCATCGTGACGGTGCTGTCCGCGCTGAGCGTTCCCGCGAGCTTCGTCGTCATCGCCACCATGAGCGTGGTCGGCCTCGGCTGGGGTCGCGCCACGGTGGCCGACGCGGTCCCCGAAACGCCGGCGGGGCCGGCGTCGGGCGGCGGTCCGTTCGAGGACGGCGACCGCCCGACCGCCGCCGCGGACGGGGCGCCCCCGTCGGCGGCCGAACTCTACCAGCCGGCGACCACCGCGCGGGTCGTCCTGCTCCAGAATCTCGTGCCCGCGGTGGCGACGGTCGCGGCGTACCTGGTGTTCCGATACGCGCCGCTGTGA
- a CDS encoding inorganic phosphate transporter gives MISVLLLVGLAVAVFVGFNIGGSSTGVAFGPAVGSGVISKLGAAALMASFALLGGWTVGRNVVETMGGEIVPSALFTLPASVGVLFFVGLALLVSNLFGVPASTSMTAVGAIAGLGVAAGNIDWGVMGQIVSWWLVAPIVAFWVCAVIGRYLYPYLDVWFRIDQSEGPLFEYGRVASVPVPVPAANTNRRELISSVLVVVIGCYMAFSAGASNVANAVAPLVGSGAIEINQGILLAAGAIAVGAFTIARRTLDTVGNDLTDLPLLAALIVEVVSASLITFLSYLGIPASLAVSATMCIIGLGWGRATRAVRVRDAAAAAVRGEGEESDRAAEGESKMSVDALTAEPDDEVRKIGEENPAELQTKDLFDPASTGRVIMLWILTPSISAVASFLLFEFFPLYR, from the coding sequence GTGATCAGCGTACTCCTCCTCGTCGGTCTCGCCGTCGCCGTCTTCGTCGGCTTCAACATCGGTGGTTCCTCGACAGGGGTCGCGTTCGGTCCCGCGGTCGGCAGCGGCGTGATCTCGAAGCTGGGTGCGGCGGCGCTGATGGCGAGCTTCGCGCTGCTGGGCGGCTGGACGGTCGGCCGGAACGTCGTCGAGACGATGGGCGGCGAGATCGTCCCCTCGGCGCTGTTCACCCTCCCCGCGAGCGTCGGGGTGCTGTTCTTCGTCGGACTGGCGCTGCTGGTCTCGAACCTGTTCGGGGTGCCGGCGTCGACTTCGATGACCGCCGTGGGCGCCATCGCGGGCCTCGGCGTCGCGGCCGGGAACATCGATTGGGGCGTGATGGGCCAGATCGTCTCGTGGTGGCTGGTCGCGCCCATCGTCGCGTTCTGGGTCTGCGCGGTCATCGGGCGGTACCTCTACCCCTACCTCGACGTCTGGTTCCGCATCGACCAGTCGGAGGGGCCGCTGTTCGAGTACGGCCGCGTGGCGTCGGTCCCCGTCCCGGTCCCGGCGGCGAACACGAACCGCCGCGAACTGATAAGCAGCGTCCTCGTCGTCGTCATCGGCTGTTACATGGCGTTCTCGGCGGGCGCGAGCAACGTCGCCAACGCGGTGGCGCCGCTGGTCGGCAGCGGGGCCATCGAGATCAATCAGGGCATCCTGCTCGCCGCGGGCGCCATCGCGGTCGGCGCGTTCACCATCGCCCGGCGGACCCTCGACACCGTCGGCAACGACCTCACCGACCTCCCGCTTCTGGCCGCGCTCATCGTGGAGGTGGTGTCGGCGTCGCTCATCACGTTCCTGTCGTACCTCGGCATCCCGGCCAGCCTCGCGGTCAGCGCGACGATGTGCATCATCGGGCTGGGGTGGGGCCGGGCGACCCGCGCGGTCAGGGTCCGCGACGCCGCGGCCGCCGCGGTCCGCGGCGAGGGCGAGGAGTCCGACCGGGCCGCCGAGGGCGAGTCGAAGATGTCGGTCGACGCGCTCACCGCCGAACCCGACGACGAGGTCCGGAAGATCGGCGAGGAGAACCCCGCCGAACTCCAGACCAAGGACCTGTTCGACCCGGCCTCGACCGGGCGGGTCATCATGCTCTGGATCCTGACCCCGAGCATCTCGGCGGTGGCGTCGTTCCTGCTGTTCGAGTTCTTCCCGCTGTACCGGTGA
- the fer gene encoding ferredoxin Fer encodes MPTVEYLNYEVLDDQGWDMDDDDLFEEAADADLGDEDYGTLDVAEGEYILEAAEAQGYDWPFSCRAGACANCAAIVKEGEIDMDMQQILSDEEVEDKNVRLTCIGSPAADEVKIVYNAKHLDYLQNRVI; translated from the coding sequence ATGCCAACCGTAGAATACCTCAACTACGAAGTGCTGGACGACCAGGGCTGGGACATGGACGACGACGACCTCTTCGAGGAGGCGGCCGACGCCGACCTCGGTGACGAGGACTACGGCACGCTCGACGTCGCCGAGGGCGAGTACATCCTCGAGGCCGCCGAGGCCCAGGGGTACGACTGGCCGTTCTCGTGCCGCGCCGGCGCCTGCGCGAACTGCGCGGCCATCGTCAAGGAGGGCGAGATCGACATGGACATGCAGCAGATCCTCTCCGACGAGGAGGTCGAGGACAAGAACGTCCGCCTGACCTGCATCGGCAGCCCGGCCGCCGACGAGGTCAAGATCGTCTACAACGCCAAGCACCTCGACTACCTCCAGAACCGCGTCATCTGA
- a CDS encoding universal stress protein → MSSQTVLIPVRFPDPDPLPSTFVDGLTGCKVILLGVYDLETDPSPDERQRREIEAYQALYTLAADFVREGEVAEVELVMGRDAADAPTTVAEDRDVDALLVPNPITTLGHVLVAVREETFAQPVADFVCALNQETLLHTDLLHVADSEADVEAGERLLSDIENRLVDEGYSRAGIDSEVVVDDDPAFAISQAASDSDLIVVGETREPGVERVFGKTYESIAERTELPIIVVRDD, encoded by the coding sequence ATGTCGTCACAGACCGTGTTGATTCCGGTGAGGTTCCCCGACCCGGACCCGCTACCTTCCACGTTCGTCGACGGACTGACCGGCTGCAAGGTGATCCTGCTCGGCGTCTACGACCTCGAGACCGACCCGTCGCCCGACGAGCGACAGCGGCGCGAGATCGAGGCGTACCAGGCCCTGTACACGCTCGCCGCCGACTTCGTCCGCGAGGGCGAGGTCGCCGAGGTGGAGCTCGTCATGGGCCGGGACGCGGCCGACGCCCCGACGACCGTCGCCGAGGACCGCGACGTCGACGCGCTGCTCGTCCCGAACCCCATCACGACCCTGGGCCACGTCCTGGTCGCGGTCCGCGAGGAGACGTTCGCCCAGCCCGTCGCCGACTTCGTCTGTGCGCTGAACCAGGAGACGCTGCTGCACACCGACCTCCTCCACGTCGCCGACTCCGAGGCCGACGTCGAGGCGGGCGAACGGCTGCTCTCGGACATCGAGAACCGGCTCGTCGACGAGGGCTACTCCCGGGCGGGCATCGACAGTGAGGTCGTCGTCGACGACGACCCCGCGTTCGCGATCAGCCAGGCGGCGAGCGACAGCGACCTGATCGTCGTGGGAGAAACGCGGGAACCGGGCGTCGAGCGCGTCTTCGGCAAGACCTACGAGTCGATCGCCGAGCGGACGGAGCTCCCGATTATCGTCGTCCGGGACGACTAG
- a CDS encoding class I SAM-dependent methyltransferase, whose protein sequence is MDPEDAQTDPEDNHRYWANRSEAFSPDYYADIGPNEVTETLAAVFDHYVDRDAAVLEVGCSSGRHLAALLDEGYRNLTGIDINDDSFDVMADHYPRLAETGTFHTGAIEDLVPEFDDGQFDVVYSVETLQHVHPDNAWAFEELIRVTDDLLITAENEGNSPMRGREGAEVSYVHDDFPLYHRNWKDVFSELGLAQLLSEPGKRDTVRVFRVL, encoded by the coding sequence ATGGACCCCGAGGACGCGCAGACGGACCCCGAGGACAACCACCGGTACTGGGCGAACCGCTCGGAGGCGTTCTCGCCCGACTACTACGCCGACATCGGCCCCAACGAGGTCACCGAGACCCTCGCGGCCGTGTTCGACCACTACGTGGACCGCGACGCCGCCGTCCTCGAAGTCGGCTGCAGTTCGGGCCGGCACCTCGCGGCCCTGCTGGACGAGGGGTACCGGAACCTCACCGGCATCGACATCAACGACGACTCGTTCGACGTGATGGCCGACCACTATCCCCGGCTCGCCGAGACCGGGACGTTCCACACCGGGGCCATCGAGGACCTCGTCCCGGAGTTCGACGACGGCCAGTTCGACGTCGTCTACTCGGTCGAGACGCTCCAGCACGTCCACCCCGACAACGCCTGGGCGTTCGAGGAGCTGATCCGGGTCACTGACGACCTGCTCATCACCGCAGAGAACGAGGGCAACAGCCCCATGCGCGGTCGCGAGGGCGCCGAGGTGAGCTACGTCCACGACGACTTCCCGCTCTACCACCGCAACTGGAAGGACGTGTTCTCGGAGCTGGGGCTCGCACAGCTCCTCAGCGAACCCGGCAAGCGCGACACGGTCCGGGTGTTCCGGGTGCTCTGA
- a CDS encoding A24 family peptidase produces MAPLDASIPDLLRLLVVPVFGWAAWRDVKTRRVPNRTWYPLAALAVVLLVWDGWQALAGTPFETRAFAVRAAVSLGFVAPLVVAFWWFRAFGGADAKAFLVVAALFPTYPTYEVLGWALPHQQTTVGVFSLTVLTNTVLLGALYPLAVLARNAAAGRFSSVMFVGKPVAWDAVPDEHGRLLEAPEGVTRNGVDLDAVRMYLRWRGLTLAELRERPDRLRDPATLPDDPNPPGDGAVDVAEVRADGGELEASADQAAVDEQPDADAPDDDPWGAAAFLADIDHGAYGTTPGGLRDGLDVLVSEDEVWVSPGIPFVVPLFVGTVVALTYGDLLFGAMALLGLS; encoded by the coding sequence GTGGCACCACTCGACGCCTCGATCCCCGACCTCCTGCGACTGCTCGTCGTCCCGGTCTTCGGCTGGGCCGCGTGGCGCGACGTCAAGACCCGCCGGGTCCCGAACCGGACCTGGTATCCGCTCGCCGCGCTCGCGGTGGTCCTGCTGGTCTGGGACGGCTGGCAGGCGTTGGCCGGCACGCCCTTCGAGACCCGAGCGTTCGCCGTGCGCGCCGCCGTCAGCCTCGGGTTCGTCGCGCCCCTCGTCGTCGCGTTCTGGTGGTTCCGGGCGTTCGGCGGCGCCGACGCGAAGGCGTTCCTGGTCGTCGCTGCGCTCTTTCCGACGTATCCGACCTACGAGGTGCTGGGCTGGGCGCTGCCCCACCAGCAGACGACGGTCGGCGTGTTCTCGCTGACCGTCCTGACGAACACGGTGCTGCTTGGCGCGCTCTACCCGCTGGCGGTGCTCGCGCGCAACGCGGCCGCCGGCCGGTTCTCGTCGGTGATGTTCGTCGGCAAGCCCGTGGCGTGGGACGCGGTTCCCGACGAACACGGCCGCCTGCTGGAGGCGCCCGAGGGCGTGACCCGGAACGGCGTGGACTTAGACGCGGTCCGGATGTATCTCCGGTGGCGGGGTCTGACGCTCGCGGAACTCCGGGAACGGCCCGACCGCCTCCGGGACCCCGCGACGCTGCCCGACGACCCGAATCCGCCGGGCGACGGCGCGGTGGACGTCGCGGAGGTCCGCGCCGACGGTGGCGAACTCGAAGCGTCGGCGGACCAAGCTGCAGTCGATGAACAGCCGGACGCCGACGCGCCCGACGACGACCCCTGGGGCGCGGCGGCGTTCCTGGCGGACATCGACCACGGCGCCTACGGCACGACGCCCGGAGGGCTCCGGGACGGCCTGGACGTGCTCGTCTCGGAGGACGAGGTCTGGGTCTCGCCCGGCATCCCGTTCGTGGTGCCGCTGTTCGTCGGCACCGTCGTCGCGCTGACCTACGGCGACCTGCTGTTCGGCGCGATGGCGCTGCTGGGCCTCTCGTGA
- a CDS encoding ABC transporter permease: MATETDAGTETDRPAGTDTGAGTRILDHERKEWLLGRGLYVVAGALLVFLWIPLAVMIILSFAVNASTFFPFRGFTLAHYGATFADAALMGSLWNSVQIATLAASIATVLGVLASFALARYAFPLKETYRTFGILPMVIPGVVLGIALLIYFRTLLPQLFGIVIVPGFWTVVLTHSVYGFPFVLLLVTSRLYTFDESLEEAARDLGADPLTVFRDITLPIVAPAIGAGFLFAWIRSFEDFIRAFFVRGTMDVLTTSMFSMIKYGTAPKMNAISSFIVLVIAVVLAVAMNVGNVTGMVAGTEGEE; encoded by the coding sequence ATGGCGACCGAGACCGACGCCGGCACCGAGACCGACCGTCCCGCCGGAACCGACACCGGGGCCGGGACCCGCATCCTCGACCACGAGCGCAAGGAGTGGCTGCTCGGCCGGGGGCTGTACGTCGTCGCGGGCGCGCTGCTGGTGTTCCTGTGGATTCCGCTCGCGGTGATGATCATCCTCTCGTTCGCGGTCAACGCCAGCACGTTCTTCCCGTTCCGCGGGTTCACCCTGGCCCACTACGGCGCGACGTTCGCGGACGCCGCGCTGATGGGGTCGCTCTGGAACAGCGTCCAGATCGCGACGCTCGCGGCGTCCATCGCCACCGTACTGGGCGTACTCGCCAGCTTCGCGCTCGCCCGGTACGCGTTCCCGCTCAAGGAGACCTACCGGACGTTCGGCATCCTGCCGATGGTAATCCCGGGCGTGGTGCTGGGCATCGCGCTGCTAATCTACTTCCGCACGCTGCTGCCCCAACTGTTCGGCATCGTCATCGTGCCGGGGTTCTGGACGGTCGTGCTCACGCACAGCGTGTACGGCTTCCCGTTCGTGCTGCTGTTGGTCACGTCGCGGCTGTACACGTTCGACGAGTCGCTGGAGGAGGCCGCCAGGGATCTCGGCGCGGACCCGCTGACGGTGTTCCGAGATATTACGCTACCCATCGTGGCGCCCGCCATCGGTGCGGGCTTCCTGTTCGCCTGGATCCGCTCGTTCGAGGACTTCATCCGGGCGTTCTTCGTCCGCGGGACGATGGACGTGCTGACGACCTCGATGTTCTCGATGATCAAGTACGGCACCGCCCCGAAGATGAACGCCATCTCCTCGTTCATCGTCCTCGTCATCGCCGTCGTGCTCGCCGTGGCGATGAACGTCGGCAACGTGACCGGGATGGTGGCGGGGACCGAGGGCGAGGAGTAG
- a CDS encoding ABC transporter permease, producing the protein MSTETPERGRSARERAVGAFTSRASKLGITAGPALIWLFLLLLAPLTFMVAVSFTNVNTLTYEIIWEPTMENYGQLFAGEGPFWQTAFFQSLTLSYFIAAVTTVLCLVLAFPLAYLLARRGGTTFKVVIFLVLLPFFTMYLVRAYSWYLMFGPSGVINSTLIRIGIIDGPLGLFNYGVPAIIVGLTHAYFPYMLLSLYASLDGLDFSLTEAARDLGASRIETLKDVILPLVLPGIISGSLFVFVPALGAFITPQFLGQGKVLMIGQLIEERINSLYAIGYGSAASMFIVLSIVIAFALAFRYVSIEDLGGV; encoded by the coding sequence GTGTCCACCGAAACCCCCGAGCGCGGCCGGTCGGCGCGCGAGCGAGCGGTCGGCGCGTTCACCTCGCGGGCGAGCAAGCTGGGGATAACCGCCGGACCGGCGCTGATCTGGCTGTTCCTCCTGCTGCTCGCGCCCCTGACGTTCATGGTGGCGGTGAGCTTCACGAACGTCAACACCCTCACGTACGAGATCATCTGGGAGCCGACGATGGAGAACTACGGGCAGCTGTTCGCCGGCGAGGGGCCGTTCTGGCAGACGGCGTTCTTCCAGTCGCTCACGCTGTCGTACTTCATCGCGGCGGTGACGACGGTGCTGTGCCTGGTGCTGGCGTTCCCGCTGGCGTACCTGCTGGCCCGGCGGGGCGGGACCACGTTCAAGGTGGTCATCTTCCTGGTGCTGCTGCCGTTCTTCACCATGTACCTGGTGCGGGCCTACTCGTGGTACCTCATGTTCGGCCCGAGCGGCGTCATCAACAGCACCCTGATCCGCATCGGTATCATCGACGGCCCGCTGGGGCTGTTCAACTACGGGGTGCCGGCGATCATCGTGGGGCTGACCCACGCGTACTTCCCGTACATGCTGCTGTCGCTGTACGCCAGCCTCGACGGCCTCGACTTCTCGCTCACGGAGGCGGCGCGCGACCTGGGCGCCAGCCGGATCGAGACGCTGAAGGACGTCATCCTTCCGCTGGTGCTGCCGGGCATCATCAGCGGGAGCCTGTTCGTGTTCGTGCCCGCGCTGGGCGCGTTCATCACGCCCCAGTTCCTCGGCCAGGGGAAGGTGCTGATGATCGGCCAGCTCATCGAGGAGCGCATCAACTCGCTGTACGCCATCGGCTACGGCAGCGCCGCGTCGATGTTCATCGTCCTCAGCATCGTCATCGCGTTCGCGCTGGCGTTCCGGTACGTCAGCATCGAGGACCTGGGGGGCGTCTGA
- a CDS encoding ABC transporter substrate-binding protein — MTHEKRQRNANGVDATNDPTPSRRRFLGAVGATGLAGASVVGTASGQTPTLNVLTWEEYGDPKLLQPIQEQVGVDIQITRSTSSAKMFSSWNAGQYRQYDIAIPNNNYVPKMMNADLLAPVPEGVVTNQQNIYDTFQGFAQNQFTANGQRYGVPVRFGWYGYSYDSRKIPDHEPTREILFSENFQGTDLRGQIVMYDNHFKAMSGTALYLGMRDAFEGQRVTLSEDQIAEVKQTMIDQKPLLQGYIAADPTYIKSFRQGNFLVGQSGRNEIVEMWANGDDWPEMAVPQEGALAWFESAVVSKASNNKQKAWEVVNEYISPKLGATLAKVGYSPSVNPATQEYLTEEQNQLYGAIDPAKIQNFIPFKAVENEQAWIQAWEEIKVA; from the coding sequence ATGACACACGAGAAACGCCAACGTAACGCGAACGGAGTGGACGCTACGAACGACCCGACGCCGTCGAGACGCCGGTTCCTCGGCGCGGTCGGCGCGACCGGGCTGGCCGGCGCCTCGGTCGTCGGTACCGCGTCGGGCCAGACGCCGACGCTCAACGTGCTGACCTGGGAGGAGTACGGCGACCCCAAGCTGCTCCAGCCGATTCAGGAGCAGGTCGGCGTCGACATCCAGATCACCCGGTCGACGTCGTCGGCCAAGATGTTCTCCAGCTGGAACGCGGGCCAGTACCGGCAGTACGACATCGCCATCCCGAACAACAACTACGTGCCGAAGATGATGAACGCCGACCTGCTGGCCCCGGTGCCCGAGGGCGTGGTGACGAACCAGCAGAACATCTACGACACGTTCCAAGGGTTCGCCCAGAACCAGTTCACGGCGAACGGCCAGCGGTACGGCGTGCCGGTCCGGTTCGGCTGGTACGGCTACTCCTACGACTCCCGGAAGATTCCGGACCACGAGCCGACCCGCGAGATCCTGTTCAGCGAGAACTTCCAGGGGACGGACCTCCGCGGGCAGATCGTCATGTACGACAACCACTTCAAGGCGATGAGCGGGACCGCCCTCTACCTGGGGATGCGCGACGCGTTCGAGGGCCAGCGCGTGACCCTCTCGGAGGATCAGATCGCCGAGGTCAAGCAGACGATGATCGACCAGAAGCCCCTGCTCCAGGGGTACATCGCCGCCGACCCGACCTACATCAAGTCGTTCCGGCAGGGCAACTTCCTCGTCGGCCAGTCGGGCCGCAACGAGATCGTCGAGATGTGGGCCAACGGCGACGACTGGCCCGAGATGGCCGTCCCGCAGGAGGGCGCGCTGGCGTGGTTCGAGTCGGCCGTCGTCTCGAAGGCCTCGAACAACAAGCAGAAGGCGTGGGAGGTCGTCAACGAGTACATCTCGCCGAAGCTCGGGGCGACGCTGGCGAAGGTCGGCTACTCGCCCAGCGTCAACCCGGCGACCCAGGAGTACCTGACCGAGGAGCAGAACCAGCTCTACGGCGCCATCGACCCCGCCAAGATCCAGAACTTCATCCCGTTCAAGGCGGTCGAGAACGAGCAGGCGTGGATACAGGCGTGGGAGGAGATCAAGGTCGCCTAA
- a CDS encoding ABC transporter ATP-binding protein: MAVEGETGTTTRGEALIELDDVRKEFGDVTAVDGIDFRIERGEFFSLVGPSGCGKTTTLRMISGFETPTDGDVVIDGRDMAGVPPDARDTNLVFQHLSLFPHMTVGENVAYGLKKMGLGDGEVSAGESESEVRRRKVETYLDLVDLGGYEDRNPTELSGGQQQRVALARALVNEPSVLLLDEPLSSLDRKLRKQMQVELRKIHEKTRGAFFYVTHDQEVAMTLSDRLAVMNEGQLEQVGTPEEIYRDPATPFVADFIGDTNLLDGRAVREDGRTVVEVGGREGIRFAPDEPVTEGDVTVSLRPEDVSLVEGGAASGRGTDGGAFEGEVVERYFQGDQTNYVVDVGDGLELAVVMQGRSEGVERGDRAAFRFADGAPVVFD; the protein is encoded by the coding sequence ATGGCGGTAGAGGGGGAGACAGGGACGACGACGCGGGGAGAGGCACTGATCGAACTCGACGACGTGCGCAAGGAGTTCGGCGACGTGACCGCGGTCGACGGCATCGACTTCCGCATCGAGCGCGGGGAGTTCTTCTCGCTGGTCGGGCCGTCGGGCTGTGGCAAGACCACGACGCTCCGGATGATCAGCGGGTTCGAGACACCGACCGACGGCGACGTCGTCATCGACGGGCGGGACATGGCGGGCGTGCCGCCGGACGCCCGGGACACCAACCTGGTGTTCCAGCACCTCTCGCTGTTCCCCCACATGACCGTGGGCGAGAACGTCGCCTACGGGCTGAAGAAGATGGGCCTCGGCGACGGGGAGGTGTCGGCGGGCGAGTCCGAGTCCGAGGTCCGCCGCCGGAAGGTCGAGACCTACCTCGACCTGGTCGACCTCGGCGGCTACGAGGACCGCAATCCGACCGAACTGTCGGGCGGTCAGCAGCAGCGGGTGGCGCTGGCGCGGGCGCTGGTGAACGAACCCAGCGTCCTGCTGCTGGACGAACCGCTGTCGAGCCTCGACCGGAAGCTGCGCAAGCAGATGCAGGTGGAGTTGCGCAAGATCCACGAGAAGACCCGGGGCGCGTTCTTCTACGTGACCCACGACCAGGAGGTCGCGATGACGCTCAGCGACCGGCTCGCGGTCATGAACGAGGGACAGCTCGAGCAGGTCGGCACGCCAGAGGAGATCTACCGCGACCCCGCGACCCCGTTCGTGGCGGACTTCATCGGCGACACCAACCTGCTCGACGGTCGCGCGGTCCGCGAGGACGGCCGAACCGTCGTGGAGGTCGGCGGCCGGGAGGGAATCCGGTTCGCGCCCGACGAGCCGGTCACCGAGGGCGACGTGACCGTCTCGCTCAGGCCCGAGGACGTCTCGCTGGTCGAGGGCGGCGCGGCGTCGGGCCGCGGAACCGACGGCGGGGCCTTCGAGGGCGAGGTCGTCGAGCGGTACTTCCAGGGCGACCAGACCAACTACGTCGTCGACGTCGGCGACGGCCTGGAGCTGGCGGTCGTGATGCAGGGCCGGAGCGAGGGGGTCGAGCGGGGCGACCGGGCGGCGTTCCGGTTCGCCGACGGCGCGCCCGTGGTGTTCGACTGA